A window from Podospora bellae-mahoneyi strain CBS 112042 chromosome 1 map unlocalized CBS112042p_1, whole genome shotgun sequence encodes these proteins:
- a CDS encoding uncharacterized protein (COG:I; EggNog:ENOG503P5IW) translates to MGHHNRHFAGDPHALEGVWSPPTSAANFCEEDYAVSRYFAEFISTLTNLAYVYYALVYMYGPGSKGLFSPRYDFMSISLLVLGIGSFAFHATLRQSMQFADELAMLGLVWSLLQGVLTIGTKRDRILNWSMAVGFPLFSAFYISNGKIIYHASAFGLALVLITIRGHYLFLWRNPPFPEAKRVWWKKRGRRTLWLLLIGYALWNIDLEFCTELRSLRVKMGLPWAWVLELHGWWHVLTAVSASWFMDIVREVQEELKDGASVAGKDSESERLKEL, encoded by the exons ATGGGACATCACAACCGCCATTTTGCTGGCGATCCGCACGCGCTGGAGGGTGTTTGGAGTCCACCAACTAGTGCTGCAAA CTTTTGTGAGGAGGACTATGCCGTCAGCAGATATTTCGCCGAGTTTATCAGCACTTTGACAAACTTGGCATATG TTTATTACGCCCTTGTGTACATGTACGGTCCTGGGAGCAAAGGCTTATTCTCCCCCAGATATGATTTCATGtccatctctctcctcgtcctcggcatcggCTCTTTTGCCTTTCACGCTACCCTCCGCCAGTCAATGCAATTCGCCGACGAGCTTGCCATGTTAGGGCTTGTCTGGTCTTTGCTTCAAGGTGTTCTCACCATTGGGACGAAGCGTGACAGGATACTCAACTGGTCGATGGCTGTGGGGTTTCCACTCTTTTCGGCGTTTTACATCTCGAATGGTAAGATCATTTACCATGCTTCTGCTTTTGGGCTGGCGTTGGTTTTGATCACCATCCGAGGGCACTACTTGTTTCTTTGGAGAAACCCGCCGTTTCCGGAAGCGAAGAGGGTatggtggaagaagagggggaggaggacgctgtggttgttgttaaTTGGATATGCGCTTTGGAATATTGACTTGGAGTTTTGTACGGAgctgaggagcttgagggTAAAGATGGGGTTaccttgggcttgggtgTTGGAGTTGCATGGGTGGTGGCATGTGTTGACTGCTGTCAGTGCGAGTTGGTTTATGGATATTGTGAGGGAGGTCCAGGAGGAGTTAAAAGATGGTGCTAGCGTGGCGGGCAAGGATTCTGAGAGTGAAAGGTTGAAAGAGTTATAG
- a CDS encoding uncharacterized protein (COG:E; EggNog:ENOG503P1KM) — MDKIQRGVARSRALLPQITHRPLPSGVSYLHFGDYGTRNAMTKHELQRLKDQLIEANTNPQTGRQLFLPAFKPQTLGHLERSQELLTKEGKADDYAWLVSSRVWEEERKGLPKLLVLASPGFKVFSSGHHLMEIKNGSPEEVREIFALCAEVMSLIRRSAILVMGKIHGIASGAGAQLALATDVPVASRSLTELWLPGADLGLPCTSPAAGLSRVLGTRRTWLELAKGGYVRAGLKLHGVEVDDPATKTVEDKLQYEQQANILFEGPPSSEKSLPRRSAEDIVRHRLSLDHLVYRLARRLTKRDTQQTAITKWAFWTQIGLRGQPHINADGVEVDGCGGDGFEDAVAFAGRVMALHSQSEVAKEGISRFLQENAMRKQTNKTEVEMNETTG; from the coding sequence ATGGACAAGATTCAACGAGGAGTTGCGAGGTCACGCGCACTCTTGCCTCAAATAACGCACCGACCCTTGCCTTCCGGCGTGAGCTACCTCCACTTTGGAGACTACGGAACACGAAATGCTATGACGAAGCACGAGCTTCAGCGGCTCAAAGACCAGTTGATAGAAGCAAACACAAACCCACAAACAGGCCGCCAGTTGTTTCTCCCCGCCTTTAAGCCCCAGACTCTTGGACACCTGGAACGTTCTCAGGAGCTCCTTACGAAAGAGGGCAAAGCAGATGATTACGCATGGCTTGTTTCCAGCCGTGTCTGGGAAGAAGAGCGTAAAGGATTGCCAAAATTGCTTGTGCTCGCTTCACCTGGCTTCAAGGTTTTCAGTTCTGGCCATCACCTGATGGAAATCAAGAATGGCTCCCCGGAGGAAGTCAGGGAGATCTTCGCCCTCTGTGCTGAAGTCATGAGTCTGATTCGCCGCAGCGCCATATTGGTCATGGGCAAGATCCACGGTATTGCGAGTGGCGCTGGGGCACAACTCGCCCTGGCCACAGACGTTCCTGTTGCGAGCAGGTCTCTCACCGAACTTTGGTTGCCTGGCGCTGACCTTGGCCTTCCCTGCACAAGTCCTGCTGCAGGACTGAGTCGTGTTCTAGGCACCCGAAGAACCTGGCTTGAGCTCGCAAAAGGTGGATATGTACGGGCGGGCTTGAAACTGCATggtgtggaggttgatgaccCTGCCACCAAAACTGTGGAAGACAAATTACAGTACGAGCAGCAGGCAAATATCCTTTTTGAGGGACCTCCATCGTCGGAGAAATCTCTGCCTCGTAGATCCGCCGAGGACATTGTGCGACATCGCCTATCGCTGGACCACCTGGTCTACAGGTTGGCGAGGCGACTCACGAAGAGAGATACTCAGCAAACGGCTATCACGAAGTGGGCGTTCTGGACCCAGATTGGTCTTCGAGGTCAGCCTCACATCAACGCTGATGgcgtcgaggttgacggcTGCGGCGGGGATGGTTTTGAGGACGCCGTTGCGTTTGCTGGCAGAGTCATGGCATTGCACTCACAAAGCGAGGTCGCCAAGGAGGGAATATCTCGGTTCTTGCAGGAGAACGCGATGCGGAAGCAGACAAATAAGACTGAGGTTGAGATGAACGAAACCACGGGGTAG
- a CDS encoding uncharacterized protein (EggNog:ENOG503NYS4; COG:Q): MEKIQREAVRSNFDYAAFAFAIRTRLADFRKACKSVRDWTIFFAARAMKYKDDFGEEAATEKYGFIIDLWKEMQDFELVRDQLLHVLMAGRDALASFLAWTL; this comes from the exons ATGGAGAAGATACAGCGTGAAGCTGTGAGGAGCAACTTCGACTATGCTGCCTTTGCGTTTGCCATCCGTACCCGCCTGGCGGAT TTCCGCAAGGCCTGCAAATCGGTTCGCGACTGGACAATTTTCTTTGCGGCCCGGGCCATGAAGTACAAGGACgactttggcgaggaggcggccACCGAGAAATATGGTTTCATTATCGACCTTTGGAAGGAGATGCAGGACTTCGAGTTGGTCCGtgaccagctcctccatgtcTTGATGGCCGGGCGGGATGCGCTAGCGAGCTTTCTGGCTTGGACCTTGTAA
- a CDS encoding uncharacterized protein (EggNog:ENOG503P4U1; COG:S) yields MGDLSPQKSQSPDWSDSGSGTSRDHIDVLHGTVPTRPRLPSRKSSGTMIVSRDASVGPMETDFAPDDVRSMSPRRTSEDIEHLGKEARQELQRHAKALQDSLIVLFNRIEAVKEEHDKLDNHNKFLQKYIGDLMTTSKITASSSRAKK; encoded by the exons ATGGGTGACCTTAGCCCGCAGAAATCTCAGAGCCCAGACTGGTCGGATTCAGGCTCCGGCACATCGCGCGACCATATCGATGTCCTTCATGGAACTGTTCCAACAcgacctcgcctccccaGTCGAAAAAGCAGCGGCACCATGATTGTCTCTCGGGATGCTTCTGTCGGGCCGATGGAAACAGACTTTGCGCCAGATGATGTGAGGAGCATGAGCCCGAGAAGAACGAGCGAGGACATTGAGCATCTGGGAAAGGAAGCCAGACAAGAGCTACAGAG GCACGCAAAAGCGCTGCAGGATTCGCTCATTGTGTTGTTCAACCGAATAGAGGCCGTCAAGGAGGAACATGACAAGCtcgacaaccacaacaagtTTCTGCAAAAATACATCGGCGATCTTATGACGACGAGCAAAATCACTGCCTCTAGCAGCCGCGCAAAGAAATAA
- a CDS encoding uncharacterized protein (EggNog:ENOG503PC97; COG:S): MSTKNASFPYPPIETEKDALLHLRSSSHPIKIWADAICINQSDTAERNRQVSLMSFIYTRAGYAVVWLGTKNHTVNQPAPFSSSGGPAVYRSMFLEWKAGPTQHLAAGLVPHPTVQPPRIKIWYSPKPPQATLMRLAKSTYWTRLWVVQEVCLPRSLLVVYGSDIWAYEEFQGWVQVGNGKYWWRYGRAASETPAPTTHRVSACGYHHGSYAEATGNKREEAYQHDGTGEPGGEFGGWVGAEAGSVEYYANAGEGCLAAREGHSGFVEGRLQPVYDLWRSVVGFVFHHTKTIGGKTGVGYLKDEERRITIVRTAGIIQRALGQKLDEELCSTERPQPDPEAIGVVGHIAGEILRIGPGYGDLQLSTLRQLDEEYMTRIFEYEGQDLGRIRNIPDPFAIGSRILVDRRPEEDKHGAPMDGTARSNSDLSHSISSEQESFYIASDEEGRHVDGDARISLGTGYFIGLVPPAAKEGDIVVRFWNCSAAIIKMYMLVGRADVASSSADASDETTTSPPEHDMQFERCAAMARGAGGNDAAAIRPAGYREEYSRELLGAIYVDIGLRTLQMITASLEV, encoded by the exons ATGTCCACCAAGAATGCATCATTCCCATACCCACCCATCGAAACCGAGAAAGACGCCCTGCTACACCTCCGCTCCTCCAGCCACCCGATCAAGATCTGGGCAGACGCAATATGCATCAACCAATCTGACACTGCCGAGCGAAACAGACAGGTCTCCCTCATGTCCTTCATCTACACTCGAGCAGGTTATGCGGTCGTCTGGCTAGGCACAAAGAACCACACGGTCAATCAACCTGCCCCCTTCTCTTCGTCCGGCGGACCGGCGGTATATCGATCAATGTTCCTAGAGTGGAAAGCCGGCCCGACTCAGCACCTCGCCGCGGGCCTGGTTCCCCATCCTACTGTGCAGCCCCCCAGGATCAAGATTTGGTACTCCCCAAAGCCCCCACAAGCCACCCTGATGCGTCTGGCGAAAAGCACGTACTGGACTAGACTCTGGGTGGTGCAAGAGGTGTGCCTGCCGAGGTCGCTGCTGGTTGTGTACGGGTCAGATATATGGGCTTACGAGGAGTTTCAGGGGTGGGTGCAGGTTGGGAATGGTAAATACTGGTGGCGGTATGGGAGGGCAGCTTCAGAGACCCCCGCCCCCACAACACACAGAGTCTCAGCTTGTGGCTACCATCATGGCTCCTATGCGGAGGCTACTGGAaacaagagagaagaggcaTACCAGCATGATGGCACTGGAGAGCCTGGTGGAGAG ttcggggggtgggttggagcAGAGGCTGGGTCGGTTGAATATTACGCAAACGCCGGGGAGGGCTGTCTCGCCGCGAGGGAGGGGCACAGTGGGTTCGTTGAGGGTCGATTACAACCGGTTTATGATCTTTGGAGGAGTGTAGTTGGGTTTGTGTTTCATCATACGAAGACCATTGGTGGAAAGACAGGGGTTGGGTATCTGAAGGATGAGGAAAGACGGATCACGATTGTGAGGACGGCTGGTATTATTCAACGGGCGCTTGGTCAGAAGCTTGACGAGGAGCTTTGTTCTACAGAACGGCCACAGCCGGATCCTGAGGCTATCGGAGTTGTGGGACATATCGCTGGCGAAATTCTCCGAATTGGTCCTGGCTATGGCGATTTG CAATTATCGACGCTTAGGCAACTCGACGAGGAGTACATGACAAGAATCTTTGAGTACGAGGGGCAAGATCTAGGCCGCATTCGAAATATCCCCGACCCATTCGCCATTGGCTCTCGTATACTTGTCGACAGGAGACCCGAGGAAGACAAACACGGTGCACCTATGGATGGAACAGCAAGATCAAACAGCGACCTAAGCCACTCCATCTCTTCAGAGCAAGAATCCTTCTACATCGCATCAGACGAAGAAGGCCGGCACGTCGACGGGGATGCCCGGATTAGTCTTGGAACAGGATACTTCATCGGACTTGTgccaccagcagccaaaGAAGGGGATATCGTCGTCCGGTTCTGGAACTGCAGCGCTGCTATA ATCAAAATGTACATGTTGGTCGGACGAGCAGATGTTGCTAGCTCCTCAGCGGACGCTTCGGACGAAACGACCACTTCCCCTCCGGAACACGACATGCAGTTTGAGCGTTGCGCGGCTATGGcacgaggagctgggggcAATGACGCGGCTGCTATTCGTCCTGCAGGCTATCGGGAGGAGTATTCCCGGGAGTTATTGGGGGCTATTTATGTCGATATAGGTCTAAGGACTCTGCAGATGATCACAGCAAGTCTTGAGGTGTGA
- a CDS encoding uncharacterized protein (COG:P; EggNog:ENOG503PZVS), with protein sequence MSSHDSSDEKHAISHSVEKAPASPEVTLTSAGKAKKAKKEKVVHNAELYAAIQEANINPYSKESLKLYLSVFIAFCCACANGYDGSLMTSIIAMKSYQAVFPVGDTGPLVSAIFSLYTVGAMVGAPFAAILSDRYGRRVGMFCGGVVINIGMIIISTAMTTPQFIVGRFVLGLGIAVMTVAAPAYAIEIAPPHWRGRFAGFYNCGWFGGAIPAAIVTFGTNYMGNNWSWRVPLILQSAACVLVMGAVWFLDESPRFLMANGREEEAIAFLVKYHGNKDPNSALVRLEVEEMREGIKLDGIDKVWWDYRPLFLTHNGRWRMAQVLMISIFGQFSGNGLGYFNTTIFRKLGVTEVPQQLGYNILNQGISAIGALTAVTLTDKMPRRKVLIIGTTLCSFALAANSGLSAVIANQEAERGEGNFDLSYGKGALASYFLFNVIFSFTYTPLQGVIPTEALETTMRAKGLAASGFIVNAVSFINQFATPIALGNIGYKYIFVFVGWDLFEALMWYLFGVESQGRTLEQLNWVYDQPNPVKASLKVDKVVLADDGTVIETAARGVSGNADRIDAI encoded by the exons ATGTCGTCGCACGATTCTTCTGACGAGAAGCACGCTATCTCTCACAGCGTTGAGAAGGCGCCTGCTTCTCCCGAGGTTACCCTCACCAGTGCcggcaaggccaagaaggcaaagaaggagaaggtggtcCACAAT GCCGAGCTTTATGCTGCCATCCAGGaggccaacatcaacccatACAGCAAGGAGTCACTCAAGCTCTACT TGTCCGTCTTCATTGCCTTCTGTTGCGCCTGTGCCAACGGTTACGATGGCTCCCTCATGACCTCGATTATCGCCATGAAGTCCTACCAGGCTGTCTTCCCCGTCGGTGACACCGGCCCGCTTGTCTCGGCTATCTTCTCCCTCTACACTGTCGGTGCCATGGTTGGTGCCCCATTCGCTGCTATCCTCTCGGATCGCTATGGTCGTCGCGTTGGTATGttctgtggtggtgtcgtcatCAACATTGGTATGATTATCATCTCCACAGCCATGACCACCCCCCAGTTCATCGTTGGTCGCTTCGTTCTTGGTCTGGGTATTGCCGTTATGACCGTCGCCGCCCCCGCCTACGCTATCGAGATCGCCCCCCCACACTGGCGTGGACGTTTCGCTGGTTTCTACAACTGCGGTTGGTTCGGTGGCGCCATTCCCGCTGCCATTGTCACTTTCGGCACCAACTACATGGGCAACAACTGGTCGTGGCGTGTGCCTCTGATTCTCCAGTCTGCTGCTTGCGTGCTCGTCATGGGTGCTGTCTGGTTCTTGGATGAGTCTCCCCGTTTCCTGATGGCCAACGGccgcgaggaggaggccatcgcTTTCCTTGTCAAGTACCACGGCAACAAGGACCCCAACTCTGCCCTTGTTAggcttgaggttgaggagatgAGAGAGGGTATCAAGCTCGACGGTATCGACAAGGTCTGGTGGGACTATCGCCCCCTGTTCCTCACCCACAACGGCCGCTGGCGTATGGCCCAGGTGCTCATGATTTCCATCTTTGGTCAATTCTCTGGCAACGGTCTCGGTTACTTTAACACCACTATCTTCCGCAAGTTGGGTGTCACTGAGGTTCCCCAGCAGCTCGGCTACAACATTCTCAACCAGGGCATTTCCGCCATTGGTGCCCTTACTGCCGTCACGCTTACCGACAAGATGCCTCGCCGCAaggtcctcatcatcggtACCACTCTCTGCTCCTTTGCTCTGGCTGCCAACTCGGGTCTTTCCGCCGTGATTGCCAACcaggaggccgagagggGTGAGGGCAACTTCGACCTCAGCTACGGCAAGGGTGCTCTCGCCTCTTACTTCCTCTTCAACGTTATTTTCTCGTTCACCTACACTCCCCTCCAGGGTGTCATCCCCACCGAGGCTCTCGAGACCACCATGCGTGCCAAGGGTCTGGCTGCTTCCGGCTTCATCGTCAACGCCgtctccttcatcaaccagtTCGCCACCCCCATTGCTCTCGGAAACATTGGATACAAGTAcatcttcgtcttcgtcggCTGGGATTTGTTTGAGGCGCTTATGTGGTACCTCTTCGG CGTTGAATCCCAAGGCCGCACCCTCGAGCAGCTTAACTGGGTCTACGACCAGCCCAACCCCGTCAAGGCCTCGCTCAAGGTCGATAAGGTCGTCCTCGCTGACGATGGTACCGTCATTGAGACCGCCGCGAGGGGCGTTTCCGGCAATGCTGACCGCATCGATGCCATCTAA
- a CDS encoding uncharacterized protein (EggNog:ENOG503P51M), giving the protein MKQPTSPITLPPQPDPAVQETSFEPDASPMLSPHRNDEESARNYGSVPRASPTSTPPPAPARALAPDLLRGLLMAFMALDHTSLMLRSWPHATAIDGENDSAPVHEWNRPAAYVIRTLTHLCAPGFTFLLGMGVVYFGRSRTSRPPDKRWTTGQLAWHFFVRALVLTAISTIMGLAVSGGKVWFLNMVLFSLAVDYLLAGLTWMAVAKTERLLAFALLKVLPLRKKDDVTEPLLPGPQPRLHGEEEMAPDVEIIRAADISWHIHNVFLAIGAAVMIWWNIWLSPTGGRCGVDPTPRLPGSDCIKIWFYPIMDERVKSGFPPLAWMSFAVLGLLYGRIILARAWSPKAITLGNALASLGFTLVFVFTRIFHVGNLSEGCLSMAEHQQGGDQYLASVKSFFYLTKYPPDVAFWAFTMAGNHLLLALFGALPPLFASKAFHVLLVYGTSALFFYIVHLLMLGALSLPVIALIGREVSDPFTKQPVRGVDQLWGFFFSWGLLLAILYPLCRWYGGFKKAKGPDSIWRFF; this is encoded by the coding sequence ATGAAGCAACCAacatcccccatcaccctcccaccacaacctgACCCAGCCGTCCAAGAAACCTCCTTCGAGCCCGATGCCAGTCCGATGCTCTCCCCCCATCGAAACGATGAAGAAAGCGCCCGAAATTATGGCTCCGTCCCACGCGCGTCTCCAACATCCacgcctccaccagcaccagcccgCGCGTTGGCCCCTGATCTCCTCAGAGGTCTGCTAATGGCCTTCATGGCCCTCGATCACACCTCCCTCATGCTGCGCTCCTGGCCCCACGCTACCGCGATCGACGGCGAGAACGATTCAGCCCCTGTCCACGAATGGAACCGTCCTGCCGCATACGTCATCAGAACGCTCACACATCTCTGCGCACCGGGGTTCACATTCttgctggggatgggggtggtatATTTCGGGCGATCGCGAACTTCCCGTCCGCCAGATAAGAGATGGACGACGGGGCAGTTGGCGTGGCACTTCTTTGTCAGGGCGTTGGTGCTGACGGCGATATCAACTATAATGGGGCTGGCGGTCTCGGGCGGGAAGGTGTGGTTTCTCAACATGGTGTTGTTTAGTCTGGCGGTGGATTACCTTCTCGCTGGGTTAACGTGGATGGCTGTGGCCAAGACGGAAAGATTACTCGCGTTTGCGTTGCTGAAGGTCCTgccgttgaggaagaaggatgatgTGACTGAGCCGTTGCTTCCTGGGCCTCAGCCGAGGTTgcatggtgaggaggagatggcgcCTGATGTGGAGATTATCAGGGCGGCAGATATTTCGTGGCATATTCATAATGTCTTCCTGGCTATTGGGGCAGCGGTGATGATCTGGTGGAATATCTGGCTCAGCCCTACCGGAGGGAGGTGCGGTGTCGATCCTACACCGAGGCTGCCGGGGAGCGATTGTATCAAGATTTGGTTCTATCCTATCATGGACGAAAGAGTCAAGTCTGGGTTTCCGCCTCTAGCATGGATGTCGTTCGCGGTTTTGGGATTACTCTATGGGAGGATCATCCTCGCGCGGGCGTGGAGTCCAAAGGCTATTACGTTGGGCAATGCTCTTGCCAGTCTAGGCTTTACTCTGGTGTTTGTCTTCACCAGGATCTTTCACGTCGGAAACCTGTCTGAGGGGTGCTTGAGCATGGCGGAGCACCAACAGGGAGGGGACCAGTATCTTGCCTCGGTCAAGTCCTTCTTTTACCTGACCAAGTATCCCCCTGATGTAGCCTTTTGGGCTTTTACCATGGCAGGTAACCACCTTTTGTTGGCGCTTTTTGGCGCTCTTCCTCCATTATTTGCGAGCAAGGCTTTCCATGTCCTGCTGGTCTATGGAACATCGGCGCTGTTTTTCTACATTGTCCACCTCTTGATGCTCGGGGCTCTATCGCTCCCCGTCATTGCGCTCATTGGCAGGGAGGTCAGCGATCCTTTCACCAAGCAACCTGTTCGGGGAGTTGATCAGTTGTGGGGCTTCTTTTTCAGTtgggggctgctgctggcgatACTGTATCCTCTCTGCAGGTGGTATGGAGGATTCAAGAAGGCGAAGGGGCCTGATTCGATATGGAGGTTCTTCTAG
- a CDS encoding uncharacterized protein (COG:E; EggNog:ENOG503P1KM) has protein sequence MASEEPERRPLLAATSGALDAGVAGADTRQRTGSGEEGRGATGTFKRNLGTLEAFAIVISIVIGSGVFTSPGSIDTNVPSPGAALVIWFVGGVLAWTGASTMAELGTAIPGEGGVQPYLKYIFGDVFGFLAAWTWVVAVMPATLAILSIVFIESIYSAAGVTDQGGTLLHKLLSIVVLSVISVANSISTKASTRLNNFFVVTKFVTIAAIVIAGVVVVILQLVDRNRTVGGGDWVKQPWFGYRDSVNPDGSVTHWADVTQWELFGYLSAALYAALWAYSGWDKAIYISAELSSPARQLPLAINTSIPTIILCFITANAAYYILLPWNVVSRTDSVAVTAITRLLGPAFGILAAVFICLVVAGSLLGNSFVAGRMAVAAANQNWLPKPLSIVGRIGFKPEERETTSDAPVNAIIVSTILSSLYILLGNFRALLTFNGLGEYTFFFLTVVGAIVLRYREPQLARPYKPLIAIPIVFALVSGFVVVRGAVFAPVPAVVLVGLWVAGLVFYFVRRRYQERGLE, from the exons ATGGCATCAGAAGAACCAGAACGCCGGCCTCTGCTGGCTGCAACAAGTGGCGCATTGGATGCTGGAGTCGCCGGGGCGGACACGCGGCAACGCACAGGTTcaggggaggaaggaagaggagcaacTGGGACTTTTAAACGCAATCTCGGCACTCTGGAGGCTTTTGCAATTGTCATCAGTATTGTGATCGGAAGTGGCGTGTTCACCTCCCCTGGCTCTATTGACACCAATGTCCCCTCTCCCGGTGCGGCTCTCGTGATTTGGTTTGTGGGTGGTGTATTGGCATGGACTGGAGCTAGTACTATGGCGGAGTTGGGGACTGCTATTCCTGGCGAAG GTGGTGTACAGCCGTACCTCAAGTACATATTCGGTGACGTGTTTGGTTTCCTTGCGGCTTGGACCTGGGTAGTGGCAGTGATGCCCGCAACATTGGCCATCTTGAGCATCGTTTTCATTGAAAGCATCTACTCAGCTGCCGGAGTCACAGATCAAGGGGGCACCCTCCTTCACAAACTGCTTTCGATCGTCGTCCTTTCTGTCATCAGTGTCGCCAATTCGATCAGTACCAAGGCCAGCACAAGGCTCAATAACTTCTTTGTCGTCACAAAGTTTGTCACCATCGCCGCGATTGTTATTGCgggcgttgttgttgtcattttGCAGCTCGTGGATCGGAACCGAacggtgggtggtggtgactggGTCAAGCAACCTTGGTTTGGATATCGAGACAGCGTCAACCCCGACGGCAGCGTGACGCATTGGGCCGATGTTACCCAGTGGGAGCTTTTTGGATATCTCTCCGCTGCTCTTTACGCTGCTCTGTGGGCATATTCTGGCTGGGACAAGGCGATCTACATCTCTGCCGAGCTTTCATCACCGGCGCGCCAACTACCCCTGGCCATTAACACCTCCATACCGACCATCATCCTCTGCTTCATCACAGCCAACGCAGCTTACTACATCTTACTGCCATGGAATGTGGTTTCAAGAACGGATAGCGTCGCTGTG ACGGCAATAACCCGACTTCTTGGTCCTGCCTTTGGCATCCTTGCGGCTGTATTCATCTGTCTAGTGGTTGCTGGTTCTCTCCTAGGAAACTCATTTGTGGCCGGACGTATGGCGGTCGCAGCAGCAAATCAGAACTGGTTGCCCAAGCCACTCAGCATTGTTGGGCGCATTGGGTTTAAGCCGGAGGAGCGCGAAACGACGTCGGACGCCCCAGTCAACGCCATCATCGTATCCACAATTCTCTCCTCGCTATACATTTTGCTTGGAAACTTCAGGGCGTTGCTGACTTTCAACGGGTTGGGAGAGTACACGTTCTTCTTTCTGACGGTTGTAGGGGCTATTGTTCTCAGGTACAGGGAACCGCAATTGGCTCGGCCATATAAACCCCTTATTGCCATCCCAATCGTGTTTGCGTTGGTCAGCGGGTTTGTCGTTGTTCGCGGAGCTGTCTTCGCGCCTGTTCCCGCCGTTGTCTTGGTCGGGTTATGGGTAgcggggttggtgttttACTTTGTCCGTAGGCGGTACCAAGAGCGGGGGTTGGAGTGA